From the Octadecabacter antarcticus 307 genome, one window contains:
- a CDS encoding 3-deoxy-D-manno-octulosonic acid transferase encodes MTAPLFSWVQRKALENGKEDPARIRERWGVADRPRPKGPLVWLHAASIGETQSILPLVLALLDARKDVTVLITSTTRTSAALLADTLPPRALHQMAPYDTVKASRAFLKHWQPDVAIWIESELWPRMLREAGARAVPRLLLNARVSGRTARRWAQFPGSARVVLSSFDMINVQEKATFDALCAIGVSGSKVVLTGSLKKDRPPLACDEGELTRLRAAIGDRAVWCAASTHSGEEEIVLAAHQSHAGLLILAPRHPERAAAIADLSVSAGFITAQRSSGDTIVLDTKVYIADTMGELGLWYRLASVSFIGGSLVPARGHNPYEAAQLGSAILHGPDVANFAGIYDDLDQSGAAQTVRDATTLSEALNQSDAAHRNMAAAAKAVLTETSGATDAALKAILAHLD; translated from the coding sequence CCAAAAGGGCCACTGGTGTGGCTTCACGCGGCCAGTATTGGCGAAACGCAATCGATCCTGCCACTGGTTTTGGCGCTTCTTGACGCGCGCAAAGACGTCACCGTGCTGATCACATCGACCACCCGCACGTCTGCCGCGCTGCTTGCTGATACGTTACCGCCACGGGCCCTGCACCAAATGGCGCCCTATGACACGGTAAAGGCCAGTCGCGCGTTTTTGAAGCATTGGCAGCCAGACGTCGCGATCTGGATCGAGAGCGAATTGTGGCCAAGGATGCTGCGAGAAGCCGGTGCACGCGCCGTTCCAAGGCTGTTGCTGAATGCCCGCGTGTCGGGCCGAACCGCCCGCCGCTGGGCCCAGTTTCCGGGCTCGGCGCGCGTTGTTTTGTCCAGTTTCGATATGATTAATGTTCAAGAAAAGGCCACGTTCGATGCTCTTTGCGCCATTGGCGTGTCAGGGTCTAAGGTTGTGTTGACGGGATCCCTAAAGAAAGATCGCCCACCGCTGGCGTGTGACGAAGGTGAACTGACCCGCCTGCGCGCAGCGATTGGCGACAGGGCTGTTTGGTGCGCCGCGTCGACCCATTCAGGTGAAGAAGAAATCGTGCTTGCGGCACATCAATCGCACGCAGGCCTGCTGATTCTGGCACCAAGACATCCCGAGCGGGCTGCCGCGATCGCCGACCTTAGCGTGTCTGCGGGTTTCATTACCGCGCAGCGCAGTTCTGGCGATACGATCGTGCTAGACACAAAGGTCTATATCGCCGACACAATGGGTGAACTGGGGCTCTGGTATCGGTTGGCGTCGGTGTCGTTTATTGGCGGATCTTTGGTGCCGGCCAGGGGGCACAATCCATACGAGGCGGCGCAATTGGGGTCGGCCATTCTGCACGGTCCTGATGTAGCGAATTTTGCTGGTATCTACGATGATCTGGATCAATCTGGGGCAGCGCAAACGGTGCGGGATGCGACAACTTTGAGCGAGGCATTAAATCAAAGCGATGCGGCGCACAGGAACATGGCGGCGGCGGCAAAAGCGGTGTTGACCGAAACGTCGGGCGCAACGGACGCCGCTTTGAAAGCCATTCTTGCACACTTAGACTGA